AGCATTGCTTAGTTTACCTGCCTTTAGAAAATTAAAAGTGCAGAAGACGGAAGGGGATAGCGGATCTTCATCCACTTGGATGGCGTTACTCTTAACGTTAGGTACAGGGATTTTCCTGGTTGGTTTAAGTATGCTTCCGAGCATTATGGGATTTGTTTTAGTCGTGATTGGCCTGATATTGATGTTATTTCCGCTCCGTAAATTACTACCGAAGGGAACACTTACGTTGCGAAGAGGTATGCCAGCAATTCTGGCAACACGTGGGTTGTTCTTCGCTGCCTATACCAGCACACAGAATTTCCTGGTATTAGCTCTAATCGATGTGAAAGGAATTACACCTTCACAAGCCGGATTAATTGTCGCGAGTGCTGCATTAAGTTGGTGTATCATTGCGTATCTGCAAGGACGGTGGGATGCGGCAGATCAGGGCCGTGGACGTCATATGAGAATTTTTATTGGGGTATTGCTGCTTGCCATAGGGATTGCCATCGTATTTTGGGTACCTGTTGTGACCGTTACCATCGCAGTTCTTGGTCAGATCATTGCAGGAGTTGGTATTGGATTGGCGCATCCGATTAGCGGTGTTGTCGCATTTTCCCAAACGGGGGAGGAAGGCGTGGGCCAAACCTCAGCAAATCTGCAATTTGCAGATTCTTTTACACCTGGGGTAGTGATCGGCATTGGTGGTTCCATCCTTGTCGTGTGTCAGGCTGGCGGTATGTCACTTCAATCCGGCTTAATTGTAGCCATGGGTTTCCATCTCTTGTTGATCGTCACGAGTATCATTGCCAGCACTCGGATCTCACCACGCGGATGAATAAGAAAGTGGGTGTACAGACCATTGCTCACTGAAGACCCGAATAAACTATTTACAGCTTATCGCATCATCGGAACGAAATGGACGATCCATATTTTATGTGCTCTGTCTCAAGGCCCGAAGAGATTCGGTGAAATATTCGATAACATTCCTTCCATTTCCGAAATGATCCTCTCCAGACGTTTAAAGGGTCTTCAACATGATCATTTGGTCAAAAGAACAATACGGACACGCCCTACACAAATTATTTATAAACTTACGCCAAAAGGAGCTGCTCTTGCAGCATTCATACCCTGTCTAATGGACTGGGATACCAAATTTCAAAATGATACCACCGGGAGGAATAAAGATGATCATTGAGGTCAGTGATACAGCATCGGACAAAATCGTTGAGATCTTATCAAGTGCGGATATCCAAAATGCCTTTCTTAGAGTAGGCGTTGATGAAGGGGGATGCAGTGGTTTATCTTATACCCTTATCGTGGATGAACAGCAGGCAGAAGAAGACATTGTGTTAAATAAAAAGCAATTTAAGATATTGGTTCACGCAAACAGTATTCCATATATTGAGGGTCTTGAGATTGACTATGAAGAGAGCGGAATGTTAGGCGGATTCACCATGAATAATCCAAATGCCAAAGTTTCGTGTGGATGCGGGGCCAGTTTCAGAATGGCCAATTATCGTGGCGAAGTAAAAAAATGTGATTAATGAAGGAAGGAGTGCAGAGCAATGATTTCATTTGTAGTATCTGATCAAGCGATCAATTCATTTAAGAATGAATGGGAATTGGAAGAAGACCAATATGTAAGGATTTATGCAAAATATGTTGGAGGAGGCTCCGATGCTTTTACAATTGGCATAAATGCGAGTGCTACACCGGTCGATCCCGCATTGATTCAATCCATTGGAGGATTTCATTTCTTTGTTGAAAAAACAGATGCCTGGATCCTGCAGGATGAACTTCTCCAAATTGACTGTAATGAACATGGCATATTATCAAGCAAAATCTCCTATTGAACATGGGAACCCTATTCTAAATCATGATCTTACTTTTTAAACATTTAACTTTACAAAGTATAACACTTCATGTATATTCAGGGAGTAAAAAGGTTTATTTTACCATAATATCCATCAAATTATGGAGGTGTGGAAGACAAACAACAATCAGATTGGGATTTTTGATGCTCAGTACAGGGCGCCTACAATTGGCATTATGCTGGTTCTGGCAACCGTAGCTTTTGAAGGACTGGCTATCACAACGATTGCCGCGAAAATGGCACAAAGTTTAGAGGGTATTCATTTATACGGTTGGATCTTCAGCGCATTTTTGTTATCTCAGCTTATTGGAACTTTGGTTATGGGTCAGCAGATTGACAAGCGCGGTGTTTTTACATCTATGCTGATATCTTTTAGTGTTTTTGTATTAGGAACTGTGGTCTCCGCTATTTCTTTCGATATGCACATGCTTATTGCCGGAAGAGCCCTTCAAGGTTTTGGAGCGGGGGCCCTGATCACATGTGTTTATACCTGTGTGACGTTACATTATCCAGATACACTTCGTACTCAAATCCTGGCCGCATTCTCCATGGCATTTGTCCTGCCTACCTTAATCGGACCTTATGCAGCAGGCCTTATAGCTTCCTACATCTCGTGGCGATATGTTTTCTGGATCGTTTTACCCTTGATTGGAATAGCGTTGAGTCTCACATTCCGTTCTTTCCGTAATTTGCAGCTTCAGCAAGATCTGTCAGGTCCAGCGCGAGCAACCGACTCAAAGATTATGTATGCGATTCTGCTTGCGGTTGGAACGGGGCTGTTACTCACAGGACTTGGTATGATAACCGATTGGAGAGGCATAGTACTCACTTTGGCTGGATTAGTCGTCATGATCACACCAATGCGTAAATTGCTGCCAGTAGGGACTTTTTTGGTAAAAAAAGGATTGCCTGCTACTTTGGTATCGAGAGGGCTATATGTTGCTTGTTATTTTACAACGGAAAGTTTTGTGATCTTGGCGCTAACCGAAGTGAAGGGATTATCAGCTGACCTTGCTGGCCTCATTGTAGCAGCAGGTTCTCTGAGCTGGTCCGCCGCAGCGTGGTTACAAGCCAAGCTTGATGCACGAGATCAAGGTCGTGCCCGAAAGGGTAGGGTCATGACGGGCATTGGGATTATGATCGTTGGAACTGCACTTGTGATCCTGGCTCTTATTTTGACGGACGGCGGGATTATACTCATCCTTCTCTCACAAATGATTACAGGGTTCGGTGTTGGATTGGCCAACCCTACAACGGCAGCCATTGCTTTACAACATGCCTTGCCCAGGAAAGAGGGCGAAATGTCTGCGAATCTGCAATTTGTGGATTCCTTCTATATGGGCGTAAGCATTGGCGTTGGTGGCGCTCTGATTGCCTTGTCCGAAACGTTACAGTGGGGCATATCGACAGGTGTTTTAATCGTGTTAACACTGCAATTATTATGGGTCTTGTTAAGTTTCTTGGCATCACTACGAATTACCAAACTCGTTCATCAAGAACATCATCCAATCAGCCAGGTGAAAGACAACATATCTATGTAACGGATGACTACCGCGTCGCTAATACATCATGAAGAACGGGGGGACTAATTGCATTGGGAGGTAGTTAAGATGGCACGTGTATTAGTAGTCATTACTCCAGCTGAAGGACATGTGAATCCATCGTTAGGATTAGTTACTCAGTTGACGAACAATGGTGAGGAAATCATCTATGTGTGCACGGAGGAGTACCGTTCCCGAATTGAACAAACCGGTGCCCAGATCATTACCTATCCATTTCCACAAGATGCCTTCTCTCATGATCCGGTGTTGAAACCCCAGGAATACAACCATCCTTATCAGTTCATTTATATGATGGTAAGCGGTATAATCCGGAGGATCATCCCCAATGTTCTGCAGGTGATCGAGGATCAAAAGTTTGATTATATGATCTTTGATTCCCTGATGGGATGGGGAGGGACTATTCTTGCAGAAAAACTGGGAATTCCTGCGGTGTGCTCGATTGCGTCCTTTGCTTTTGTGGAGCCTCTGGGGTCTAGCTCAGTTCTGAATGAGACGGAGACGAAGGAGCTTTATGAGGCTACGATGAAGATAACAACGGAGTTAGCCGAAGAGTTTCAAGTGAGTATTCCAGCCATCGAAGAAATACCAGCACATGCAGGTCAGTTAAAGCTCGTGTACACCAGCCGTTATTTTCAGCCGCAGGCAGAAAAGCTGGATGATCGTTTTATTTTCACGGGTCCTTCGATCATAACACGTCAAGATGCTCCCACCTTCTCGTTTGAGTTGCTTCGTGAACGTTACCCGCAAACGGTCTACATTGCTATGGGTACGATTTTAAATAAAAATTTGGATTTCTATCAGCTTTGCTTTGAAGCATTAGGGGATCTACCCGTGAATGTTGTTTTATCTTCAGGAAAATACACGGACATGACGCCACTGGCGGATCAAGTTCCTCCTAATTTTATCGTCAAGCCATACATTGCCCAGTTGGACATGTTGCAGCATACCGATGTTTTTATTACACATGCTGGAATGAACAGCACAAGTGAGGCGTTATATTACAACGTTCCGATGGTGATGATTCCATTAACATCGGATCAGCCTCTTGTCGCCAATCGGGTACAGGAGCTCGGCGCGGGTATTACTTTAAATAAACATAACCTCAGTGCAACTAATTTGAGAGAGGCATTAACAGAAGTGCTACACAATTCACTTTATAGACGCCAGGCTTACCTCATTGGTGAATCTCTAAGGCAGGCTGGCGGTTACAAGCGAGCTGCCGAAATGATCATGAGTCACATGGGTTCAGGCCGGGGGAGTTACACAATTTAAATAGTTTTCCATTCAAAGTCGCTTAATAAGCGGCTTTTTTTGGTTTTAATAGTCTTAAGACTTGACCTACAGTTAACTCTATGTCTTATACTCGATTAGGCTTGCAAATTATATGAGGAATTGGAGATTTTATTTATTATGGCGAAGAGCTCGAATTGGAATGTTTTTGGACTGGCAATACTACTAGGTTTATTTTCTACATTAGGTCCATTTACGATTGATATGTATTTACCGGCTTTTCCGGAGATTGCACAAAATATGAATACAACGGCATCACTTGTACAATTTAGCCTAACTGCTTGTTTATTAGGACTGGGTGTAGGACAACTCGTTATGGGTCCTTTGAGTGACGCGTACGGTAGACGTAGACCATTGTTGATCTGTATGGCAGCCTATATTATTTGTTCCTTGGCATGTGCTTTTGCTCCGAATATCGGACTATTAATTTTGTTTCGTTTCACGCAAGGATTTGCAGCTTCAGCTGGAATTGTCATTTCCCGTGCGATAGCCAGAGATCTATACAGTGGACATGAACTCACTAAATTTTTCTCTTTGCTGTTGCTTGTAGGGAATTTGGGGCCTCTGGCAGCACCCATCGCGGGAAGTGGGGTTCTTTCATTCACAACCTGGATTGGCGTGTTTATCTGCCTTTCATTCTTGGGAATTTTCTTATTAATCATGACAAAGTGGAGCTTAAAAGAAACACACCCTATCGAAAGACGTATAGTTCCTGACTTCAAACAGCAATTGGGTAATTACAGAATGCTTCTGCGTGACCGCAAATTTGTTGGTTACATGCTGGCACAGGGAATCATGACAGCAGGGGTCTTTGCTTATGTGGCGGGAACACCATTTATTTACCAAAATATATATGGCGTCACACCCACTGTATTTGCTATATTATTTGCTTCGAACGGCATCAGCTTGATCATCGGATCTCAAATCGTGGGTCGATTGGCCAAACGTATCCCAGAGCAGACGCTGCTATTATCGGGACTATGGCTTGCTATAATAGCAAGTGTTGCTGCTTTGGTCGTAACCCTGGCTCATGGTCCACTTTTCGCGTTGGTGATTCCATTGTTCTTCTTCGTATGCTCGATCGGCATTACGTCTACAGCGGCATTCCCGCTTGCCATGGAGAGTCAAGCTAAGATGGCCGGAAGTGCAGCAGCACTGCTCGGCGTTGTTCCTTTTCTTCTGGGTGCACTGGTTGCTCCTCTGGTCGGTATCGCAGGTGAGGACACTGCCGTCCCGTTAGGACTCACTTTATTAATGACCAGTATCATTGCGATTGTTACTTATTTTCTACTCGTTAAAAACGTCCCGCAGCATACACCTAATCATGCCCAGTCTAATGCTGACTTTTAGTATGGAAGGAACAGCACACCAAGCATTGGCGTGAGACATGAATGAATATGATTCCATTACAAGTCGCTGCAATAGCGGCTTTTTTTGGTTTTCCGTACTGAACCCTCAGCCTGAATTCCGGTAAGAGGTTGTTAAAAGTGGAGAGACTAGGGAGGAGGGGGCTGTTCACTGCTTCATTTGGTATAAGCTTAATCTCTCTTGTACAGCATTCAGGACTTCTTCCGGAATCTCCTTCACCTTGATATCTTCTCCTAAAAAAAGCAACCAATTGGTGATTTCGGTTAATTCTTCTGAGTTATGAATATTCATAAATGCCTTTAGGAGGGCCGTAGTTTGGTATGGATTTGTATAGGCAATGGAAAACTTTAATGGATGGTATTTTTTGAATTGCGCAATCGCCTTTGGACCAAGTTCCAGGACAAGGTTGATAACTTCTTCCTGCGTATTTCTTTTGAGTTGTTCAACAATCTTTCTCGTACTCAGTCTTTTTTTCGCCGGGTATGCTTCGACATGGATGAGGTTGTCAACGGATACGATTCGTCTCTTTTCTTCCTCCAAGTCAAAACCTTCAATGATCCAATGGCCATTTTGATGATGAAGGTGCAAGAGAACAATGGGATAGGACTTTGTTTCCTTCTCTTCTTGAACAGTGACTAACAAATAACGTTCTATAAGAAGAATTTGGATGAGTTTTTCCAAGGTAGGGTGAGGCAGGTCTGACAGATCAAGCAAGTCTGGATTATGGGGATTGGTCCCTTCAAAAAGCAATATTTGATTCAAATGCACCAGGTCATCTTGCTGATTTTCTGAGATAAGGCCCAATAATTTTTCAGCCAAAGATTGACGACTCTTCAGATAAGGAAGCTGTTGATTTCTTGTCGCCATAAAGGCAATGAATAACGCTTTGATTTCATTATCGGTAAACCGGACCGTGGGCAGGAGGGAGTTGTTCATAACAAAATAACCTCCGTCCCGCCCAACTTCAGCGACAAGAGGCATTCCCATGGCTTCAATTTCTCTGATATCTCGAATGGCTGTTGAACGAGAAATGTTAAATTCTCGCATGATTTCAGAAATGGTAAAGTGGGCACGGTTATTGATATACCGCGTGATGATATTAATGCGTTCAACTTTTTTCATTGGGCCCCCTAAACAGTATCATATTCTGACATGATTTAAGGTTATTATAAACCTATCAAGTGAAAACACAAATCAATTGAAAATTTAAAGAGGACGGTGTAAACCATGAGTAATTATCATTTCGAAGAGAAAGAAAGCTTCATCGTACTAGGTATTGGAACAGATCTTAAGAGCGACTACACAGATTATGCTGGCATCAGCAAGGAGAAGGCGGATTTTTGGTCCACGGTGAAAGAGGATGGAAGCCTGGACAAACTAAAGTCCCTGGCAACAAATGAATACATTTTTGCTGTGAACGAAGCAGTGAATAACAAGATGATGCATTATGCTGGTGTCATGACAGAAGAATCTCTGCCAGAAGCAACGAGAGTAATCCAATTTCCTAAGGGAGAATACCTTGTTGTGAAAGGCGAAGCAGAGACGGCTGATGCGCTCAGTAACATGCTTACTGGCATTGCTTTTGGTCAAGCCCTCCCCGTAGAAAAGGATTATGCCTATGTTGGCGGTCCTAATACAACAGTTGAAATGGGAGAGAAAAACGGCGTGGTATATGGTGAAATGTGGGTTCCTGTTGTAAGGAATTAACTTAAGCATAAATATTCAATGCAAAAGAATCCCTTCTTTTATAGGAAGTGGATTCTTTTTTTAGTTCGATGTCTATTGATTATCATTTAATAGATTTAGTTTTCCTCAAGTATGTTATCATATTCTTTGTGATGACGGCTTTTTATTATTTACATAAAGTCAATGGAAGGCAGGAGATATAGCAGTATGGTCACGCTGATACTTTCGCTCGTTATGATTATAAACATATTACTCTCAGCGGTATTTTTGTTTTTTGAAAGGAGAGACATTGGTTATACTTGGGCCTGGCTCATGATATTTTACTTCATTCCTATTTTAGGTTTTATCGTTTATCTCTTTCTGGGACGTAACCTCAAAAAGAAAAATTTCTACGGACTTTCAGCTGAAGAGAGAAACTCCCTAAAGTTAATTGTCGAGAACCAGTTAGTGACATTGAAGGAGCAACGTAAGGAAAACAACCCCCTGCTCATGAAATATGCTGACCTGATTCAATTGAATCTCACTTCATCCAATGCAATCCTAACCAATGACAATGAGATATTCATCTTCGATGATGGACAAGAGAAATTTGATTCTTTATTTGCTGATATCAAGGAAGCCAAGAAAGAGATTAACATCCAATATTACATCATTCAACCGGATTCCTTAGGGAAGAAATTACGAGATGAATTAACTATTAAAGCTAAAGAAGGCGTAAAAGTGCGAGTTCTCTATGACGAAATTGGTTCAAAGAAACTTTCATTGAAGTTTTTCAGAGAACTGATCTCTGCCGGTGGAGAAGTAGAGGTCTTTTTCCCGTCACTGATTAGACCATTAAATTTCCGTATGAATAATCGAAATCATCGAAAACTTTGTATTATTGATGGGGAGATTGCTTATATTGGCGGATTTAATCTGGGGAATGAGTATCTAGGCATGGATAAAAAGTTTGGATACTGGCGTGATACACATTTTAAAATGCACGGAGATGCCGTTAATCATATTCAAGGAAGGTTTATTTTGGATTGGAAACACGCCAGCAAATCGGATCAAGTAAGTTACGAACAATTCTCCTTCAACACAGCAAAGCTTGATGGTTCAAGTCCAGTTCAGATTGTGTCTAGTGGTCCTAACTCACAGGTGGAACACCTGAAGAATATGTACATCAAGCTTATAGTAAATGCCAAAAAGAGTGTGTATATTCAAACGCCTTACTTTATTCCTGACAGCACTTTTATGGATGCATGTAAAATCGCACTCCTATCCGGGGTGGATCTGCGCATTATGATTCCCAATAAGCCCGATCACCCGTTTGTATATTGGGCGACTTGGGCGTACGCTGGTGAATTATTGGACTATGGAGCCAAGATTCTGTTATATGATAATGGATTCTTACACGCAAAGACCATTGTAGTAGACGAAGAAGTCGCTTCAGTAGGGACGATGAATATTGATTCCCGGAGCTTTAGGTTGAATTTTGAGGTGAATGCAATTGTATATGACGAGCGAGTTGCGAAACAACTTCAAGAATTGTTTCATCAAGATAGCCAGTTAAGTACAGAACTTACTTCTGATCGTTATAGAAATAGGTCCCTTATTATAAAATTTAAAGAAGGAATATCACGTCTTCTTTCACCTATTTTATAGCTCAGCTTCACTGCCGATGTTATACTCAACCAGGTACGATAAAACTTTTCACTGACGTGCTTCTTAACGACTAAAGTATTAGCAAATCCTTCTTTTTAAGTCAACAGTTAAAAGCTCTCTTCAAAATGGAAGAGAGCTTTCCCAATTGCACGACAGCATGTATTAATTTAAAACGCCACTGCCGACTATTGTAACCTTTACTTCCGGGTGAAAACGAACTTGGCCATATTCTTTATTCCAGTTTAGGCTTTTCCATAAGTCCGGGTAATGGGCAATTAAATGTCTGCCAATACCAAAGGAATCACAACCACTTTGCTGAAGTGTCTTGATAATTTGTTCTGCGTCCTGAGTCATGTCATCGGATAACTTGCGGTTCAGACGTTCAATTGTGTCTTTTTCCTGAAGATGATTCATTGCATACTCAACGATCGTTACTGGAAGTTCGATACGGAGGTTC
This Paenibacillus xylanexedens DNA region includes the following protein-coding sequences:
- a CDS encoding HesB/IscA family protein; the encoded protein is MIIEVSDTASDKIVEILSSADIQNAFLRVGVDEGGCSGLSYTLIVDEQQAEEDIVLNKKQFKILVHANSIPYIEGLEIDYEESGMLGGFTMNNPNAKVSCGCGASFRMANYRGEVKKCD
- a CDS encoding multidrug effflux MFS transporter; this encodes MAKSSNWNVFGLAILLGLFSTLGPFTIDMYLPAFPEIAQNMNTTASLVQFSLTACLLGLGVGQLVMGPLSDAYGRRRPLLICMAAYIICSLACAFAPNIGLLILFRFTQGFAASAGIVISRAIARDLYSGHELTKFFSLLLLVGNLGPLAAPIAGSGVLSFTTWIGVFICLSFLGIFLLIMTKWSLKETHPIERRIVPDFKQQLGNYRMLLRDRKFVGYMLAQGIMTAGVFAYVAGTPFIYQNIYGVTPTVFAILFASNGISLIIGSQIVGRLAKRIPEQTLLLSGLWLAIIASVAALVVTLAHGPLFALVIPLFFFVCSIGITSTAAFPLAMESQAKMAGSAAALLGVVPFLLGALVAPLVGIAGEDTAVPLGLTLLMTSIIAIVTYFLLVKNVPQHTPNHAQSNADF
- a CDS encoding helix-turn-helix transcriptional regulator, with amino-acid sequence MKKVERINIITRYINNRAHFTISEIMREFNISRSTAIRDIREIEAMGMPLVAEVGRDGGYFVMNNSLLPTVRFTDNEIKALFIAFMATRNQQLPYLKSRQSLAEKLLGLISENQQDDLVHLNQILLFEGTNPHNPDLLDLSDLPHPTLEKLIQILLIERYLLVTVQEEKETKSYPIVLLHLHHQNGHWIIEGFDLEEEKRRIVSVDNLIHVEAYPAKKRLSTRKIVEQLKRNTQEEVINLVLELGPKAIAQFKKYHPLKFSIAYTNPYQTTALLKAFMNIHNSEELTEITNWLLFLGEDIKVKEIPEEVLNAVQERLSLYQMKQ
- a CDS encoding GyrI-like domain-containing protein → MSNYHFEEKESFIVLGIGTDLKSDYTDYAGISKEKADFWSTVKEDGSLDKLKSLATNEYIFAVNEAVNNKMMHYAGVMTEESLPEATRVIQFPKGEYLVVKGEAETADALSNMLTGIAFGQALPVEKDYAYVGGPNTTVEMGEKNGVVYGEMWVPVVRN
- a CDS encoding MFS transporter; this translates as MEVWKTNNNQIGIFDAQYRAPTIGIMLVLATVAFEGLAITTIAAKMAQSLEGIHLYGWIFSAFLLSQLIGTLVMGQQIDKRGVFTSMLISFSVFVLGTVVSAISFDMHMLIAGRALQGFGAGALITCVYTCVTLHYPDTLRTQILAAFSMAFVLPTLIGPYAAGLIASYISWRYVFWIVLPLIGIALSLTFRSFRNLQLQQDLSGPARATDSKIMYAILLAVGTGLLLTGLGMITDWRGIVLTLAGLVVMITPMRKLLPVGTFLVKKGLPATLVSRGLYVACYFTTESFVILALTEVKGLSADLAGLIVAAGSLSWSAAAWLQAKLDARDQGRARKGRVMTGIGIMIVGTALVILALILTDGGIILILLSQMITGFGVGLANPTTAAIALQHALPRKEGEMSANLQFVDSFYMGVSIGVGGALIALSETLQWGISTGVLIVLTLQLLWVLLSFLASLRITKLVHQEHHPISQVKDNISM
- a CDS encoding macrolide family glycosyltransferase; the protein is MARVLVVITPAEGHVNPSLGLVTQLTNNGEEIIYVCTEEYRSRIEQTGAQIITYPFPQDAFSHDPVLKPQEYNHPYQFIYMMVSGIIRRIIPNVLQVIEDQKFDYMIFDSLMGWGGTILAEKLGIPAVCSIASFAFVEPLGSSSVLNETETKELYEATMKITTELAEEFQVSIPAIEEIPAHAGQLKLVYTSRYFQPQAEKLDDRFIFTGPSIITRQDAPTFSFELLRERYPQTVYIAMGTILNKNLDFYQLCFEALGDLPVNVVLSSGKYTDMTPLADQVPPNFIVKPYIAQLDMLQHTDVFITHAGMNSTSEALYYNVPMVMIPLTSDQPLVANRVQELGAGITLNKHNLSATNLREALTEVLHNSLYRRQAYLIGESLRQAGGYKRAAEMIMSHMGSGRGSYTI
- the cls gene encoding cardiolipin synthase, coding for MVTLILSLVMIINILLSAVFLFFERRDIGYTWAWLMIFYFIPILGFIVYLFLGRNLKKKNFYGLSAEERNSLKLIVENQLVTLKEQRKENNPLLMKYADLIQLNLTSSNAILTNDNEIFIFDDGQEKFDSLFADIKEAKKEINIQYYIIQPDSLGKKLRDELTIKAKEGVKVRVLYDEIGSKKLSLKFFRELISAGGEVEVFFPSLIRPLNFRMNNRNHRKLCIIDGEIAYIGGFNLGNEYLGMDKKFGYWRDTHFKMHGDAVNHIQGRFILDWKHASKSDQVSYEQFSFNTAKLDGSSPVQIVSSGPNSQVEHLKNMYIKLIVNAKKSVYIQTPYFIPDSTFMDACKIALLSGVDLRIMIPNKPDHPFVYWATWAYAGELLDYGAKILLYDNGFLHAKTIVVDEEVASVGTMNIDSRSFRLNFEVNAIVYDERVAKQLQELFHQDSQLSTELTSDRYRNRSLIIKFKEGISRLLSPIL
- a CDS encoding HesB/YadR/YfhF family protein — its product is MISFVVSDQAINSFKNEWELEEDQYVRIYAKYVGGGSDAFTIGINASATPVDPALIQSIGGFHFFVEKTDAWILQDELLQIDCNEHGILSSKISY
- a CDS encoding winged helix-turn-helix transcriptional regulator gives rise to the protein MYRPLLTEDPNKLFTAYRIIGTKWTIHILCALSQGPKRFGEIFDNIPSISEMILSRRLKGLQHDHLVKRTIRTRPTQIIYKLTPKGAALAAFIPCLMDWDTKFQNDTTGRNKDDH
- a CDS encoding MFS transporter, which produces MSSNHQSIFSPRYFALTIGIILSVMAVGFEGLSVTTIAPSIAGDLNGLSLFGWIFSTYLLAQIIGTLVVGRIIDKRGPAAPFTFALLLFIVGLIAAATAGDMYTMIGSRALQGLGAGAMMTCVYTAISLSYPDELRAKILGAFGTAYVLPSMLGPYVAGVIADQWSWRFVFWGILPVLVVSALLSLPAFRKLKVQKTEGDSGSSSTWMALLLTLGTGIFLVGLSMLPSIMGFVLVVIGLILMLFPLRKLLPKGTLTLRRGMPAILATRGLFFAAYTSTQNFLVLALIDVKGITPSQAGLIVASAALSWCIIAYLQGRWDAADQGRGRHMRIFIGVLLLAIGIAIVFWVPVVTVTIAVLGQIIAGVGIGLAHPISGVVAFSQTGEEGVGQTSANLQFADSFTPGVVIGIGGSILVVCQAGGMSLQSGLIVAMGFHLLLIVTSIIASTRISPRG